One region of Pagrus major chromosome 7, Pma_NU_1.0 genomic DNA includes:
- the gdap1l1 gene encoding ganglioside-induced differentiation-associated protein 1-like 1 isoform X1, protein MASSNHVTPTNCSWWPISAMDEDGKITDGEECEEPTAEPKPFNKDRLVLYHWTQSFTSQKVRLVINEKGLVCEERDVSMPLQEHKEPWFMRLNLGEEVPVFLHGDTIISDYNQIIDYLEKTFVGDTVAQLIPDADSPLHERVQQYRQLLDGLPMDAYTHGCILHPELTTDSMIPKYATAEIRRHLANAATELMKLDHEEPQLTEPYLSKQKKLMAKILDHDNVNYLKKILGELAMVLDQVEAELEKRKLEYQGQKCELWLCGPEFTLADVCLGALLHRLKFLGLSKKYWEDGSRPNLQSFFVRVQKRYAFRKVLGDIHTTLLSAVLPNAFRMVKKKPPSFFGASFLMGSLGGMGYFAYWFLKKKYM, encoded by the exons ATGGCGTCTTCCAACCATGTTACCCCCACCAACTGTAGCTGGTGGCCCATCTCAGCGATGGACGAAGACGGCAAAATCACAGACGGGGAGGAGTGCGAAGAACCGACGGCAGAGCCCAAACCCTTCAATAAAGACAGGCTCGTTTTGTATCACTGGACGCAGTCTTTCACCTCccaaaag GTACGTCTAGTCATTAATGAGAAGGGTCTGGTCTGTGAGGAGAGGGATGTGAGCATGCCGCTGCAGGAGCACAAGGAGCCCTGGTTCATGAGGCTGAACCTGGGTGAGGAGGTGCCTGTCTTTCTCCACGGGGACACCATCATCAGTGACTACAACCAGATTATAGATTACCTGGAGAAAACCTTTGTGGGAG ACACGGTGGCGCAGCTGATTCCTGATGCAGACTCGCCTCTCCACGAGCGTGTGCAGCAGTACCGTCAGCTACTGGATGGTCTGCCCATGGACGCTTACACACACGGCTGCATCCTCCATCCAGAGCTCACCACTGACTCTATGATCCCAAAGTACGCCACCGCAGAAATACGTA gaCACCTGGCCAACGCTGCGACGGAGCTGATGAAGTTGGACCACGAGGAGCCTCAGCTGACAGAACCGTACCTTTCCAAGCAGAAGAAGCTCATG gcAAAAATTTTGGACCACGATAACGTGAACTACCTGAAGAAAATTCTGGGGGAGTTAGCCATGGTTCTAGATCAAGTGGAGGCCGaactggaaaaaagaaaactagagTATCAAG GTCAAAAGTGTGAGTTGTGGCTATGTGGACCTGAATTTACACTAGCTGATGTCTGCCTCGGAGCCTTGTTGCACAGGCTCAAGTTCTTGGGACTTTCTAAGAAATACTGGGAGGACGGCAGCCGACCCAACCTGCAGTCCTTTTTTGTGCGTGTGCAAAAACGCTACGCTTTCCGCAAGGTCTTGGGCGACATCCACACGACCCTCCTGTCGGCGGTCCTACCCAACGCCTTCCGGATGGTAAAAAAGAAGCCGCCGTCCTTCTTCGGGGCCTCTTTTCTCATGGGCTCGCTGGGAGGGATGGGCTACTTTGCCTactggtttttaaaaaagaaatacatgtaG
- the gdap1l1 gene encoding ganglioside-induced differentiation-associated protein 1-like 1 isoform X3, which yields MASSNHVTPTNCSWWPISAMDEDGKITDGEECEEPTAEPKPFNKDRLVLYHWTQSFTSQKVRLVINEKGLVCEERDVSMPLQEHKEPWFMRLNLGEEVPVFLHGDTIISDYNQIIDYLEKTFVGGHLANAATELMKLDHEEPQLTEPYLSKQKKLMAKILDHDNVNYLKKILGELAMVLDQVEAELEKRKLEYQGQKCELWLCGPEFTLADVCLGALLHRLKFLGLSKKYWEDGSRPNLQSFFVRVQKRYAFRKVLGDIHTTLLSAVLPNAFRMVKKKPPSFFGASFLMGSLGGMGYFAYWFLKKKYM from the exons ATGGCGTCTTCCAACCATGTTACCCCCACCAACTGTAGCTGGTGGCCCATCTCAGCGATGGACGAAGACGGCAAAATCACAGACGGGGAGGAGTGCGAAGAACCGACGGCAGAGCCCAAACCCTTCAATAAAGACAGGCTCGTTTTGTATCACTGGACGCAGTCTTTCACCTCccaaaag GTACGTCTAGTCATTAATGAGAAGGGTCTGGTCTGTGAGGAGAGGGATGTGAGCATGCCGCTGCAGGAGCACAAGGAGCCCTGGTTCATGAGGCTGAACCTGGGTGAGGAGGTGCCTGTCTTTCTCCACGGGGACACCATCATCAGTGACTACAACCAGATTATAGATTACCTGGAGAAAACCTTTGTGGGAG gaCACCTGGCCAACGCTGCGACGGAGCTGATGAAGTTGGACCACGAGGAGCCTCAGCTGACAGAACCGTACCTTTCCAAGCAGAAGAAGCTCATG gcAAAAATTTTGGACCACGATAACGTGAACTACCTGAAGAAAATTCTGGGGGAGTTAGCCATGGTTCTAGATCAAGTGGAGGCCGaactggaaaaaagaaaactagagTATCAAG GTCAAAAGTGTGAGTTGTGGCTATGTGGACCTGAATTTACACTAGCTGATGTCTGCCTCGGAGCCTTGTTGCACAGGCTCAAGTTCTTGGGACTTTCTAAGAAATACTGGGAGGACGGCAGCCGACCCAACCTGCAGTCCTTTTTTGTGCGTGTGCAAAAACGCTACGCTTTCCGCAAGGTCTTGGGCGACATCCACACGACCCTCCTGTCGGCGGTCCTACCCAACGCCTTCCGGATGGTAAAAAAGAAGCCGCCGTCCTTCTTCGGGGCCTCTTTTCTCATGGGCTCGCTGGGAGGGATGGGCTACTTTGCCTactggtttttaaaaaagaaatacatgtaG
- the gdap1l1 gene encoding ganglioside-induced differentiation-associated protein 1-like 1 isoform X2: MASSNHVTPTNCSWWPISAMDEDGKITDGEECEEPTAEPKPFNKDRLVLYHWTQSFTSQKRAKVRLVINEKGLVCEERDVSMPLQEHKEPWFMRLNLGEEVPVFLHGDTIISDYNQIIDYLEKTFVGDTVAQLIPDADSPLHERVQQYRQLLDGLPMDAYTHGCILHPELTTDSMIPKYATAEIRRHLANAATELMKLDHEEPQLTEPYLSKQKKLMAKILDHDNVNYLKKILGELAMVLDQVEAELEKRKLEYQGQKCELWLCGPEFTLADVCLGALLHRLKFLGLSKKYWEDGSRPNLQSFFVRVQKRYAFRKVLGDIHTTLLSAVLPNAFRMVKKKPPSFFGASFLMGSLGGMGYFAYWFLKKKYM, encoded by the exons ATGGCGTCTTCCAACCATGTTACCCCCACCAACTGTAGCTGGTGGCCCATCTCAGCGATGGACGAAGACGGCAAAATCACAGACGGGGAGGAGTGCGAAGAACCGACGGCAGAGCCCAAACCCTTCAATAAAGACAGGCTCGTTTTGTATCACTGGACGCAGTCTTTCACCTCccaaaag AGAGCCAAA GTACGTCTAGTCATTAATGAGAAGGGTCTGGTCTGTGAGGAGAGGGATGTGAGCATGCCGCTGCAGGAGCACAAGGAGCCCTGGTTCATGAGGCTGAACCTGGGTGAGGAGGTGCCTGTCTTTCTCCACGGGGACACCATCATCAGTGACTACAACCAGATTATAGATTACCTGGAGAAAACCTTTGTGGGAG ACACGGTGGCGCAGCTGATTCCTGATGCAGACTCGCCTCTCCACGAGCGTGTGCAGCAGTACCGTCAGCTACTGGATGGTCTGCCCATGGACGCTTACACACACGGCTGCATCCTCCATCCAGAGCTCACCACTGACTCTATGATCCCAAAGTACGCCACCGCAGAAATACGTA gaCACCTGGCCAACGCTGCGACGGAGCTGATGAAGTTGGACCACGAGGAGCCTCAGCTGACAGAACCGTACCTTTCCAAGCAGAAGAAGCTCATG gcAAAAATTTTGGACCACGATAACGTGAACTACCTGAAGAAAATTCTGGGGGAGTTAGCCATGGTTCTAGATCAAGTGGAGGCCGaactggaaaaaagaaaactagagTATCAAG GTCAAAAGTGTGAGTTGTGGCTATGTGGACCTGAATTTACACTAGCTGATGTCTGCCTCGGAGCCTTGTTGCACAGGCTCAAGTTCTTGGGACTTTCTAAGAAATACTGGGAGGACGGCAGCCGACCCAACCTGCAGTCCTTTTTTGTGCGTGTGCAAAAACGCTACGCTTTCCGCAAGGTCTTGGGCGACATCCACACGACCCTCCTGTCGGCGGTCCTACCCAACGCCTTCCGGATGGTAAAAAAGAAGCCGCCGTCCTTCTTCGGGGCCTCTTTTCTCATGGGCTCGCTGGGAGGGATGGGCTACTTTGCCTactggtttttaaaaaagaaatacatgtaG
- the gdap1l1 gene encoding ganglioside-induced differentiation-associated protein 1-like 1 isoform X4: protein MASSNHVTPTNCSWWPISAMDEDGKITDGEECEEPTAEPKPFNKDRLVLYHWTQSFTSQKVRLVINEKGLVCEERDVSMPLQEHKEPWFMRLNLGEEVPVFLHGDTIISDYNQIIDYLEKTFVGDTVAQLIPDADSPLHERVQQYRQLLDGLPMDAYTHGCILHPELTTDSMIPKYATAEIRSQKCELWLCGPEFTLADVCLGALLHRLKFLGLSKKYWEDGSRPNLQSFFVRVQKRYAFRKVLGDIHTTLLSAVLPNAFRMVKKKPPSFFGASFLMGSLGGMGYFAYWFLKKKYM, encoded by the exons ATGGCGTCTTCCAACCATGTTACCCCCACCAACTGTAGCTGGTGGCCCATCTCAGCGATGGACGAAGACGGCAAAATCACAGACGGGGAGGAGTGCGAAGAACCGACGGCAGAGCCCAAACCCTTCAATAAAGACAGGCTCGTTTTGTATCACTGGACGCAGTCTTTCACCTCccaaaag GTACGTCTAGTCATTAATGAGAAGGGTCTGGTCTGTGAGGAGAGGGATGTGAGCATGCCGCTGCAGGAGCACAAGGAGCCCTGGTTCATGAGGCTGAACCTGGGTGAGGAGGTGCCTGTCTTTCTCCACGGGGACACCATCATCAGTGACTACAACCAGATTATAGATTACCTGGAGAAAACCTTTGTGGGAG ACACGGTGGCGCAGCTGATTCCTGATGCAGACTCGCCTCTCCACGAGCGTGTGCAGCAGTACCGTCAGCTACTGGATGGTCTGCCCATGGACGCTTACACACACGGCTGCATCCTCCATCCAGAGCTCACCACTGACTCTATGATCCCAAAGTACGCCACCGCAGAAATACGTA GTCAAAAGTGTGAGTTGTGGCTATGTGGACCTGAATTTACACTAGCTGATGTCTGCCTCGGAGCCTTGTTGCACAGGCTCAAGTTCTTGGGACTTTCTAAGAAATACTGGGAGGACGGCAGCCGACCCAACCTGCAGTCCTTTTTTGTGCGTGTGCAAAAACGCTACGCTTTCCGCAAGGTCTTGGGCGACATCCACACGACCCTCCTGTCGGCGGTCCTACCCAACGCCTTCCGGATGGTAAAAAAGAAGCCGCCGTCCTTCTTCGGGGCCTCTTTTCTCATGGGCTCGCTGGGAGGGATGGGCTACTTTGCCTactggtttttaaaaaagaaatacatgtaG